A window from Candidatus Krumholzibacteriota bacterium encodes these proteins:
- a CDS encoding PAS domain S-box protein: MMKDPLRVLIVEDSKDDAELLQIELKRGGFKLKPKRVETEKEMKKSLDEKNWDLIILDYKLPKFSGIRALEIAMEKGLDIPLILVSGFVGEEKAVEAMRKGAHDYIMKDNLARLVPAVKRELKDAEIRRERKRNREMIRQLNSLLDSISKINQVIVKAENLEKMFQEAGDLLLQTKKYRDCTFSLINEDNGRITPFVTSGEGGFIKGWSISREGKGRAPQCIKKTVKSGKIQIIDTKSCNKCSYYKKRGKYICVMVPMKRENKLIGILSISLEEGVQIEHKWKELLLEVAEDMAFGWEKLKERKELRDNENYLRSIFKAAPVGIGTVYNRRFKTVNQNLFEHLGYGEEELIGKDVRLIYPSKEEYEYVGSEIYEQIRKYGTGTVETRVRRKDGTIIDVVVSMAPVSNSKPDDEITFAVLDITRQKRAQEDLIETEKKLRKAQKIARLGFYSWEFRGKDSIWDSSEILDDIFGIDDKYKKNIESWMNIIHQEDRGEVEKLFMSAMAEKKQRFGLEYRIIRVNDKKERWVESIGAFEYNKGKPKRLVGTIRDITERKKAEEKLLENEEKLRNIVENSTNLFFSHNTRREITYLSPQSIRFLQCKPEEGMTNWTDFLSDNPINERGINLTLKAIETGKVQEPFEIELLGKKGKKIFVEVNEAPILKNGRTVSVVGAMTDITERKRAQERLNTAFEGTIKVISDILELRDAYTAGHQRRVAQLAVEIARGLDLAQDRIKGLEVASSIHDLGKIVIPSQVLSKPTRLTELEFMYIKQHPTVGYQVLKGVTFPWPLAEIIYQHHEALNGSGYPRGLSGEEIMLEARILTVADVVEAMSSHRPYRKARGLEVALQEIKDRKGELYDPDVVDACLEVFKSGFEFMEVESTVLES, from the coding sequence ATGATGAAAGACCCACTTCGAGTACTTATTGTGGAGGATTCGAAAGATGACGCTGAATTGTTGCAGATAGAGCTGAAACGAGGCGGATTCAAACTCAAGCCGAAACGCGTGGAAACAGAAAAGGAAATGAAGAAGTCTCTGGATGAAAAGAACTGGGATCTTATTATCCTGGATTACAAACTGCCGAAATTCAGCGGTATACGCGCTCTTGAAATAGCAATGGAAAAGGGGCTCGATATACCCTTGATTCTTGTTTCCGGTTTTGTGGGGGAAGAAAAGGCAGTTGAGGCGATGAGAAAGGGCGCCCATGATTACATAATGAAGGATAATCTGGCGCGGCTGGTTCCCGCGGTGAAGAGGGAGCTCAAGGACGCGGAAATCCGAAGAGAACGGAAAAGGAACCGGGAGATGATCCGCCAGCTGAACTCCCTTCTCGATTCGATCAGCAAAATCAACCAAGTTATTGTAAAGGCGGAAAACCTTGAAAAGATGTTTCAAGAAGCCGGCGATTTGCTTTTGCAGACTAAAAAATACAGGGATTGTACGTTCTCTCTTATTAATGAAGATAACGGCAGGATTACTCCCTTTGTAACGTCCGGAGAGGGCGGATTTATAAAGGGTTGGTCGATTTCCAGAGAAGGAAAGGGACGGGCGCCCCAATGTATCAAGAAAACTGTCAAATCCGGTAAAATTCAAATAATTGATACGAAAAGCTGCAATAAATGCAGTTATTATAAGAAAAGAGGAAAATATATTTGTGTTATGGTTCCAATGAAAAGAGAAAATAAGCTCATAGGTATCCTCAGCATCTCGCTTGAAGAAGGTGTCCAAATTGAACACAAGTGGAAAGAGCTTCTTCTGGAAGTCGCGGAGGACATGGCTTTTGGATGGGAAAAACTTAAAGAGAGGAAAGAGCTGCGGGATAATGAGAATTATCTCAGGAGTATATTCAAAGCCGCCCCGGTGGGGATAGGGACGGTGTATAACCGCAGGTTTAAAACAGTAAATCAAAACCTGTTCGAACATCTGGGATACGGCGAAGAGGAGCTTATAGGGAAAGATGTCAGATTAATTTATCCATCGAAAGAGGAATATGAATATGTTGGAAGCGAAATATATGAACAGATAAGAAAATACGGTACCGGCACGGTAGAGACAAGGGTGAGGAGAAAGGACGGCACAATAATTGACGTTGTCGTGAGTATGGCCCCTGTCAGTAATTCTAAACCAGATGATGAAATTACTTTTGCCGTTCTTGATATCACCAGGCAGAAAAGAGCTCAGGAAGATTTAATCGAAACTGAGAAAAAACTCAGGAAAGCCCAGAAGATAGCCCGTCTGGGATTTTACAGCTGGGAATTCCGCGGCAAAGATTCAATTTGGGACAGTTCTGAGATACTTGATGACATATTCGGCATAGATGATAAATATAAGAAAAATATCGAATCCTGGATGAATATTATACATCAAGAGGATCGTGGAGAGGTTGAGAAACTTTTCATGTCCGCAATGGCGGAGAAAAAACAAAGATTTGGGTTGGAATACCGGATTATAAGGGTAAATGATAAGAAGGAGCGCTGGGTGGAAAGTATCGGGGCTTTTGAATATAATAAGGGAAAACCGAAAAGATTGGTGGGAACCATTCGGGATATAACCGAGCGGAAGAAAGCCGAGGAAAAGCTTCTGGAAAATGAAGAAAAACTGCGAAATATAGTGGAAAATAGTACAAACCTCTTTTTCTCCCACAACACCAGGCGGGAGATAACCTATCTCAGCCCTCAATCTATTAGATTCCTTCAGTGTAAACCGGAAGAAGGTATGACTAACTGGACAGATTTTCTAAGCGATAACCCTATTAATGAGAGAGGAATTAACCTCACTCTGAAAGCGATTGAAACGGGGAAGGTGCAGGAACCCTTCGAAATTGAGCTGCTCGGGAAAAAGGGGAAGAAGATTTTTGTCGAGGTGAATGAAGCGCCTATATTGAAAAACGGCAGAACAGTTTCTGTAGTTGGTGCCATGACCGATATTACCGAGCGCAAAAGAGCTCAGGAGAGGTTGAATACAGCTTTTGAAGGAACGATAAAAGTTATCTCGGATATTCTGGAATTGCGCGACGCTTATACGGCGGGGCACCAGAGACGGGTCGCTCAGCTTGCTGTTGAGATAGCCCGCGGATTGGATCTTGCTCAGGATAGAATTAAAGGATTGGAAGTAGCCAGTTCAATTCATGATCTGGGGAAAATTGTAATACCGTCTCAGGTACTCAGTAAACCAACCCGTTTGACTGAACTGGAATTTATGTATATTAAGCAGCATCCGACAGTCGGCTATCAGGTGCTGAAAGGCGTTACTTTTCCCTGGCCGCTGGCAGAAATTATTTATCAGCACCATGAAGCTTTGAACGGGTCGGGGTATCCCCGGGGTTTAAGCGGTGAAGAGATTATGCTAGAAGCCAGGATATTAACCGTAGCTGATGTAGTCGAGGCCATGTCTTCTCATCGTCCCTACAGAAAGGCCAGGGGGCTGGAAGTCGCCCTGCAGGAGATAAAAGACAGAAAAGGCGAATTGTATGATCCGGATGTCGTAGATGCCTGTCTGGAAGTGTTCAAATCCGGATTTGAGTTTATGGAAGTAGAGAGTACGGTTCTCGAATCTTGA
- a CDS encoding S8 family serine peptidase, producing MKQLFTLIICVFLLLPVSRAGADNGKMNSPLSFLRNMRSKSTLRTNARGIVKAGIESERAVVTVKFDHILSPAEISEYESRGLSFYYISGEIARTKAIYPVRIPWTELDSVSGKKEVLRMESSWHPAIYPTLDVSAREIEADSAWGYNDDSGFPITGKGTRIADFDTGIDVFHPSFFYADGDTFEWMDVNLNGQFDCGDDAVDLNNNGGVDGNERLCCFDGEIADYAHVWGATNPSNSGNGFQTYWDWLYNDKNANSIRDYGLASGFDDSDPTFGEQIFVVLDTNKNGILDEEEQLVGLKTSKIYATMNGSSVERIRGVDLIESDPDDYGHGTGVSGILAGGTPGLNRFTGIAPGAEILMGYYFSDNPLSYLIPWARSKGADVMLYEFGGFVWKYLDGSSLGEQLITDESDSIFQVVPSGNLGRGGKHAIADAAGSDSVELHIDAAIYGTTALDQLYGTTLWRTELSDLIFRLESPIGGEITISGGDQYVDGYYIWSSTGKSDRGTCRQDIYVDKNSNADVLGDWYLTVSNQTGSTIEVISNIADNVSSWSGGAVFANYATDERNVTYPATADSAFVNGSYSTRGFEGYGGVGGGSIDEGEISAFSGRGARIDGMNLLDICSPGNYDVYSTKSHTDSDGYPLGGYMQFSGTSAAGPHVAAAAALVQQKYPAHSMDEIAGLIQVNAATDGYTGSVYNDTWGYGKLRIIGALGVVTGIEDVADGRTPPVLTLGQNYPNPFNPSTHIPFYIPKTARAGIRIYDVKGRLVRNLEEGLMEKGPHTARWDGIDNKGKQVSSGIYFCVLRQGENKQSRKMVLLR from the coding sequence GTGAAACAGCTGTTTACTTTGATTATTTGTGTTTTTCTGCTGCTGCCTGTCAGCAGAGCGGGCGCGGATAACGGAAAGATGAATTCTCCTCTTAGTTTTCTAAGGAATATGCGTTCAAAATCGACACTCAGGACGAACGCGAGAGGTATTGTAAAAGCCGGTATCGAGAGTGAAAGGGCGGTTGTAACCGTTAAGTTTGATCATATCCTCAGCCCGGCTGAGATCTCTGAATATGAATCAAGGGGACTTTCTTTTTATTATATCAGCGGAGAAATTGCCAGGACTAAAGCTATCTATCCGGTGAGGATTCCCTGGACCGAGCTTGACAGTGTCAGCGGGAAGAAAGAGGTCCTGCGCATGGAGAGCAGCTGGCATCCCGCTATTTATCCCACACTCGATGTCAGCGCGCGGGAGATAGAAGCTGATTCGGCTTGGGGATATAACGACGATTCAGGTTTTCCGATAACCGGCAAGGGGACCAGAATAGCCGACTTCGATACAGGCATTGATGTATTTCATCCTTCCTTTTTCTACGCGGACGGCGACACTTTTGAGTGGATGGATGTAAACTTGAACGGCCAGTTCGACTGCGGCGACGACGCTGTTGATCTGAATAATAACGGAGGTGTCGACGGTAATGAAAGGCTTTGTTGCTTTGACGGAGAGATAGCCGATTACGCTCATGTCTGGGGGGCTACTAATCCGAGCAACTCCGGAAACGGATTCCAGACATATTGGGACTGGCTGTATAATGATAAAAACGCCAATTCAATACGTGATTACGGCTTGGCAAGCGGATTTGATGACAGCGATCCGACCTTCGGCGAGCAGATCTTCGTAGTTCTTGATACTAATAAGAATGGAATTCTTGACGAAGAAGAACAGCTTGTCGGGTTAAAGACATCAAAGATTTACGCGACTATGAACGGTAGTTCTGTTGAGAGAATAAGAGGTGTCGATCTTATCGAGTCAGACCCTGATGATTACGGTCACGGAACGGGTGTTTCCGGCATACTGGCGGGAGGCACTCCCGGGCTGAACAGATTTACGGGGATAGCCCCGGGCGCTGAAATTCTAATGGGATATTATTTTTCAGATAACCCCCTTTCCTACCTTATCCCGTGGGCGAGATCAAAGGGTGCCGACGTGATGCTTTATGAATTCGGCGGTTTTGTATGGAAATACTTAGACGGCTCCTCCCTCGGCGAACAGCTGATTACAGATGAGAGCGATTCTATCTTCCAGGTCGTCCCTTCCGGCAATCTCGGCCGGGGCGGAAAACACGCGATAGCCGACGCGGCGGGTTCAGATTCAGTGGAGCTGCATATCGACGCTGCCATATACGGAACAACCGCGTTAGATCAGCTCTACGGGACTACACTCTGGAGAACAGAACTCTCCGATCTTATTTTCAGACTGGAATCTCCAATTGGGGGTGAAATAACGATATCCGGAGGGGACCAGTATGTTGACGGTTATTACATCTGGTCGTCGACGGGAAAGAGCGACAGGGGAACATGCAGGCAGGATATTTATGTTGATAAGAACTCAAACGCGGATGTGCTCGGCGACTGGTATCTTACGGTAAGCAACCAGACAGGATCGACTATAGAAGTGATAAGTAATATCGCCGATAATGTCTCCTCATGGTCCGGAGGAGCTGTTTTTGCCAATTACGCTACTGATGAAAGAAATGTAACTTATCCGGCGACCGCGGATTCCGCCTTCGTAAACGGGTCTTATTCAACACGCGGTTTCGAAGGTTATGGAGGAGTCGGAGGAGGCAGTATCGACGAGGGAGAGATAAGCGCGTTCAGCGGCAGAGGAGCACGTATCGACGGCATGAACCTTCTTGATATATGTTCACCCGGAAACTACGACGTCTATTCAACCAAATCACATACAGATTCAGACGGTTATCCTCTGGGGGGATATATGCAGTTCAGCGGCACCAGCGCCGCGGGGCCGCATGTCGCGGCGGCGGCCGCGCTTGTGCAGCAGAAATATCCCGCCCACAGCATGGATGAAATCGCAGGGCTGATTCAAGTTAACGCCGCTACAGACGGATATACCGGAAGTGTCTACAACGATACGTGGGGATACGGCAAACTCCGCATTATCGGCGCTCTGGGTGTTGTTACAGGTATAGAGGATGTAGCTGACGGCAGAACGCCCCCGGTTCTTACGCTGGGCCAGAACTATCCCAATCCATTCAACCCTTCAACACATATACCATTCTATATTCCGAAGACTGCCAGAGCGGGTATCAGGATATACGATGTTAAAGGGAGGCTTGTGAGAAATCTCGAAGAAGGCCTTATGGAGAAAGGCCCTCACACCGCCCGCTGGGACGGGATCGACAATAAAGGGAAACAGGTCTCTTCCGGAATTTATTTCTGTGTTCTGAGGCAGGGAGAGAATAAGCAGTCAAGAAAGATGGTTCTGCTGCGGTAA
- a CDS encoding DUF362 domain-containing protein — MEKSKVAVVKTSPRTVLEDYYRLMNLADYQDELPKDVDTALKINISWHFFYPGSSTTPWQLEGVIRTMKRDGYDPGLIHGCHNRTVVIDSHLGERENKQVNVTDNHGLRNIHLYEGEEWIHIRDAVGDLADRFLVLNEVYPKGFMIPKRFIGENIIQLPTVKTHVFTTTTGAMKNAFGGLLNEKRHWTHPVIHETLVDLLRIQKEIHSGLFAVMDGTFAGDGPGPRCMAPYVKNVLLASSDQVAIDAVAAKMMGFDPMKDIKFIRMAHEAGLGRGRPEEIEIAGDVEESKKNWHFAGPFRKMTFASRMQHMIYWGPLKKPLEWSLKTVLAPWAFIASVLYHDFFWYAVHKRRVLKILRSSWGRLFNNWEEVELPPDELEIPGWEDVGRQPAKLKKQSLRHMMKAFRVMGTTLKEIPGFVTGRQTGKRS; from the coding sequence ATGGAGAAATCAAAAGTTGCTGTAGTAAAGACTTCGCCCCGGACAGTGCTGGAAGATTATTACCGGCTTATGAATCTCGCGGATTACCAGGATGAACTGCCTAAAGATGTTGATACGGCTTTAAAGATAAATATAAGCTGGCATTTTTTCTATCCCGGAAGCTCTACTACTCCGTGGCAGCTCGAGGGTGTCATAAGGACGATGAAAAGAGACGGGTATGACCCCGGTCTCATCCACGGGTGTCATAACAGAACTGTTGTAATTGACTCTCATCTCGGGGAGAGGGAAAACAAGCAGGTGAACGTCACGGATAACCACGGACTCAGGAATATCCATCTGTATGAGGGTGAGGAGTGGATACACATAAGGGACGCAGTCGGCGATTTAGCTGACAGATTTCTGGTTCTTAATGAGGTATATCCCAAGGGATTTATGATACCGAAGAGGTTTATAGGGGAAAATATTATTCAACTTCCGACTGTGAAGACACATGTATTTACTACAACAACGGGAGCCATGAAGAATGCTTTCGGCGGACTTCTAAATGAGAAGAGGCACTGGACCCACCCCGTAATTCACGAAACCCTGGTAGATCTTTTGAGGATACAGAAGGAGATACACTCAGGGCTTTTCGCCGTAATGGATGGAACATTCGCCGGGGACGGCCCCGGGCCCAGGTGTATGGCGCCCTATGTCAAAAATGTGCTTCTGGCGTCTTCCGATCAGGTGGCTATAGACGCTGTCGCGGCAAAAATGATGGGGTTTGACCCTATGAAGGATATCAAGTTTATAAGAATGGCTCATGAAGCCGGACTTGGCAGGGGAAGACCGGAAGAGATAGAGATAGCGGGCGATGTTGAAGAATCAAAGAAAAACTGGCATTTTGCCGGTCCCTTCAGGAAGATGACATTCGCGAGCAGGATGCAGCACATGATATACTGGGGACCTCTAAAAAAACCGCTGGAATGGTCATTAAAGACTGTGCTCGCGCCGTGGGCATTCATAGCGAGTGTCCTGTATCATGATTTTTTCTGGTATGCCGTTCACAAACGAAGGGTGCTGAAGATATTAAGAAGCAGTTGGGGGAGATTATTCAACAACTGGGAAGAAGTTGAACTTCCTCCCGATGAACTTGAAATTCCGGGTTGGGAAGATGTTGGAAGACAACCCGCTAAACTCAAGAAACAGTCTCTGAGGCATATGATGAAAGCCTTCAGGGTGATGGGGACAACCTTAAAGGAGATACCCGGCTTTGTGACGGGAAGACAAACGGGTAAAAGAAGCTGA
- a CDS encoding T9SS type A sorting domain-containing protein, translating into MKSVILLLLIPLLLFPARANTQYLIPHGTLNCGGTVRSGTNIIYDTAGQAAADRLSGSSHNVQLGFWYIADLESAVDVAIVSFKGEFINDAVLLNWTVKSGAPFDGYDIYRAEGDDANFTRINESIIEAEPTVEYSDQSAIPGRSYRYYISAVKEKSEVVRSTTFELTLPPKPVTLYQNFPNPFNPSTTIKFFIPDKRRVTLDIFDVRGRKINTLIDEIKPADRYRTEWNGRNFRGKPVSSGVYYYRLAAGKKVITRKLVLMR; encoded by the coding sequence ATGAAAAGTGTTATACTGCTGCTTCTCATTCCTCTGCTGCTGTTTCCCGCGCGGGCGAATACTCAATATCTGATACCGCACGGGACACTTAACTGCGGAGGGACGGTAAGAAGCGGAACAAATATTATTTACGATACCGCGGGGCAGGCCGCAGCCGACAGGCTCAGCGGAAGCTCCCACAACGTCCAGCTGGGCTTCTGGTATATAGCGGACCTTGAATCAGCCGTTGACGTGGCAATAGTCTCATTTAAGGGTGAATTCATCAATGACGCCGTACTTCTCAACTGGACGGTAAAATCCGGCGCGCCGTTTGACGGATACGATATATACCGCGCTGAGGGGGATGACGCGAATTTTACGCGCATCAACGAAAGCATAATCGAAGCCGAGCCTACGGTTGAATACAGCGATCAGTCCGCAATTCCGGGGAGAAGCTACAGATATTACATAAGCGCGGTTAAAGAAAAGAGTGAAGTAGTACGCTCTACGACATTTGAACTGACACTTCCGCCAAAACCGGTCACACTCTATCAGAACTTTCCGAATCCATTCAACCCGTCGACTACGATCAAGTTTTTTATTCCGGACAAGAGACGCGTCACACTTGACATCTTCGATGTCAGGGGAAGAAAAATAAATACTCTAATTGACGAAATTAAACCGGCAGACAGATACAGGACAGAATGGAATGGCAGGAATTTCCGCGGAAAACCTGTCAGCTCCGGCGTCTATTATTACAGGCTGGCAGCCGGCAAAAAGGTTATCACCAGAAAACTTGTTCTTATGAGATAG
- the arfB gene encoding alternative ribosome rescue aminoacyl-tRNA hydrolase ArfB — protein MLKINRRVAVPESETAFRFSTSSKPGGQNVDRVNTKVTLLFDVAASRALSERQKNRIIKKLKGRINKEGILRVSSQKHRSQSENRKAAVEHFVSLLQNALKRSARRKKTRKPRSAKERRLETKKRRARLKKLRSGVDPSREK, from the coding sequence ATGTTAAAAATCAACAGAAGAGTTGCTGTCCCTGAAAGCGAAACAGCATTCAGGTTTTCAACAAGCAGCAAACCGGGCGGTCAGAATGTGGACAGAGTGAACACGAAAGTCACACTCCTTTTTGACGTTGCCGCTTCACGGGCTCTTTCCGAAAGACAAAAAAACCGGATCATAAAGAAGCTTAAGGGCAGAATCAACAAGGAGGGTATTCTCCGAGTCTCATCACAGAAGCACAGGTCGCAAAGTGAGAATCGCAAGGCGGCCGTGGAACACTTTGTTTCTCTCCTTCAAAACGCTCTCAAGCGGTCTGCCCGGCGAAAAAAGACTCGTAAGCCCAGATCGGCAAAAGAGCGAAGACTGGAAACCAAAAAGCGCCGCGCGAGACTCAAAAAGCTTCGATCCGGAGTAGACCCCTCCAGAGAAAAATAA
- a CDS encoding C69 family dipeptidase — translation MSTGIFKSIRKFVLYAAAISLSAVILSAENISAAGIPDGCTTVTVGRLASSDGSVMTSHTCDGHDGRTWLEPIPAEKHGKNELDTIYMKTDYMAGPGDTTGLVYNGAIPYKTKTYGHLWAIYSIINEHQLAIGESTFGGREEMKSEKGIINCYELTRIMAERCRTAREAIKLAGKLLEKYGYNDGGECLTIADTKEVWHFEVVGPGEGRVGAVWAAQRVPDDHVSVNANASRIRELDLDNKDYFMASDNVREVAREMGLWDKESGEPFQFCYAYADRRSMWARRREWRVFDIVAPSLNLDPNGENFPFSVKPEEKISLEDMYAIFGDYYEGTDYDMTKFMTVTDEDGRSVKSPYANPFMNYDQMPLWKINGSLHEMGERTIARFYCLYVFISQSRGWLPDPIGGVAWFGWDNPAMTCYAPIYCCARDLPDSYKIGGEGGKPAYTRESAWWAFNRVGTIAAHRWGDMRHDVAAVRDSIHKQALADQKRVEDRALKLFEEDPDKAVEYLSEYSYDFCEEITEAYWKLGDKLWTKYDEKF, via the coding sequence ATGTCAACCGGTATTTTTAAATCGATTCGTAAATTCGTTCTCTATGCCGCGGCGATTTCTCTGTCGGCTGTGATATTATCCGCTGAAAATATATCAGCCGCCGGTATACCTGACGGCTGTACGACTGTTACCGTAGGCCGTCTCGCTTCGTCGGACGGATCCGTTATGACCTCTCATACCTGTGACGGGCATGACGGGAGAACGTGGCTCGAGCCCATTCCGGCCGAGAAGCACGGCAAAAACGAACTTGATACCATATACATGAAAACGGATTATATGGCCGGACCGGGGGACACAACCGGATTAGTGTATAATGGAGCAATTCCCTATAAGACAAAAACATACGGGCACCTCTGGGCAATCTATTCGATTATTAATGAGCATCAGCTCGCCATTGGCGAATCCACCTTCGGCGGCAGAGAAGAGATGAAGAGTGAGAAGGGGATAATAAATTGCTATGAGCTGACGCGCATAATGGCGGAGCGGTGCAGGACGGCCCGTGAAGCTATAAAACTGGCTGGTAAACTTCTTGAGAAATACGGATACAACGACGGCGGGGAATGTCTTACTATAGCGGACACGAAAGAGGTCTGGCATTTTGAGGTTGTAGGCCCCGGAGAGGGCAGGGTCGGAGCTGTCTGGGCCGCTCAGCGGGTTCCGGATGATCATGTCAGTGTAAATGCCAACGCGAGCCGAATCCGCGAGCTCGACCTGGATAATAAAGATTATTTTATGGCTTCCGATAATGTCCGCGAAGTAGCCCGGGAGATGGGATTGTGGGATAAGGAAAGCGGGGAACCTTTTCAGTTCTGCTATGCCTACGCGGACCGCCGGTCGATGTGGGCTAGAAGACGCGAATGGAGAGTCTTTGATATTGTGGCTCCGTCACTCAACCTGGATCCTAACGGAGAGAATTTTCCATTTTCCGTTAAACCTGAGGAAAAGATATCGCTTGAGGATATGTATGCGATATTCGGCGATTATTATGAGGGTACCGACTATGATATGACCAAGTTTATGACAGTGACAGATGAAGACGGCAGGAGTGTGAAAAGTCCTTACGCTAACCCCTTTATGAATTATGACCAGATGCCTCTGTGGAAGATAAACGGTTCTCTGCACGAAATGGGAGAGCGCACAATAGCACGGTTTTACTGTCTTTACGTTTTTATCTCTCAGTCACGCGGCTGGCTTCCCGATCCTATTGGAGGAGTCGCCTGGTTCGGATGGGATAATCCGGCGATGACCTGTTATGCTCCCATATACTGCTGCGCGAGAGATCTTCCCGATTCCTATAAGATAGGGGGAGAGGGCGGAAAGCCCGCGTATACACGAGAAAGTGCATGGTGGGCTTTCAACCGGGTTGGAACAATAGCCGCTCACAGATGGGGGGATATGCGTCATGATGTAGCCGCTGTGAGAGATTCAATTCACAAGCAGGCCCTGGCGGATCAGAAACGTGTAGAGGACAGGGCGTTGAAACTTTTCGAAGAAGATCCTGATAAAGCCGTAGAGTATCTTTCAGAGTACAGTTATGATTTCTGTGAGGAAATAACAGAAGCCTACTGGAAGCTTGGGGATAAGCTGTGGACGAAATATGATGAAAAGTTTTAA
- the sppA gene encoding signal peptide peptidase SppA has product MKSFFKSFFASLLAIVVVIVIIFIVGLTAISVSGKKETVKDGSYLVIDIYGDIQEYRPPVGIMSEIIGDRTETLQRILGNLEKASVDERIKGVIMKMSGTNNAGRAMIQEIREAIKMVQKKGKKVYGFSDSIDRKTCFLASACDSVFMPPTAYITFFGFSVTTEHFRGTLDKLEINPQLHKIKDYKSAAEMIMDKKMSKPARDNKEWMLDEFWDMYVQALREDRGIGEDEIIEIMEMATLSAQDAKQVSLIDSVMYWDEIEEMLKGTDDELRVVSQEEYARISPRIVGLRGKKKIAVIHAQGTIGGRKNKVDPMLGIMMGHESIAEELEKAREDDGVAAIVFRVNSPGGESLGSDLMSHEVDVTKEKKPVVVSMVDVAASGGYYIAYRASKIVADPMTVTGSIGSISGKMNINGLNEKVGITHDFVKKGPNALMFSPYKDFTDKQWKIFTDNHLEGFNRWLKDVAEHRGMTFNEAQKLAHGRVWTGRQGKKNGLVDELGGLTRAVEVARELAGIEPEEKVTLVHYPIRKTLFESIISGQFDLAAAVNHIIYKYIREDLAETWEMISSKRLYMLDRMEIN; this is encoded by the coding sequence ATGAAATCGTTTTTCAAGTCTTTCTTCGCTTCACTTCTGGCTATAGTAGTGGTTATCGTCATTATTTTTATTGTCGGGCTGACTGCTATTTCCGTTTCGGGGAAAAAGGAAACAGTAAAGGACGGATCTTATCTTGTAATAGATATTTATGGAGATATTCAGGAATACAGACCTCCGGTGGGTATTATGTCTGAAATTATAGGAGACAGGACTGAAACCCTGCAGAGAATCCTCGGTAATCTTGAGAAGGCCTCGGTCGATGAGAGGATCAAAGGGGTTATAATGAAAATGTCCGGCACGAACAATGCCGGAAGGGCGATGATCCAGGAGATAAGAGAAGCAATAAAGATGGTTCAGAAAAAGGGAAAGAAGGTCTACGGGTTTTCAGATTCGATTGACCGCAAGACCTGCTTTTTAGCGAGCGCGTGTGATTCTGTCTTTATGCCTCCGACGGCATATATCACTTTCTTCGGGTTTTCAGTTACCACAGAGCATTTCCGCGGTACTCTCGATAAATTGGAGATCAACCCGCAGCTGCATAAGATAAAAGATTACAAGAGTGCCGCTGAGATGATCATGGACAAAAAGATGTCAAAGCCGGCGCGTGATAATAAAGAGTGGATGCTTGATGAGTTCTGGGATATGTACGTTCAGGCCCTCCGGGAAGACCGCGGTATCGGCGAGGATGAAATTATTGAAATAATGGAGATGGCCACTCTGTCTGCTCAAGACGCGAAACAGGTTTCTCTTATAGACAGCGTGATGTACTGGGATGAAATTGAAGAGATGCTAAAGGGAACGGATGACGAACTCAGAGTCGTTTCTCAGGAGGAATACGCCCGGATAAGCCCGAGAATTGTCGGCCTCAGGGGTAAGAAAAAGATCGCGGTCATACACGCGCAGGGAACTATAGGGGGAAGAAAAAACAAAGTGGACCCGATGCTCGGAATAATGATGGGACATGAATCTATTGCCGAGGAGTTGGAAAAGGCCCGGGAAGACGATGGTGTCGCGGCAATTGTATTCCGCGTAAACAGTCCGGGGGGAGAATCTCTCGGAAGCGATCTTATGAGCCACGAAGTTGATGTAACGAAAGAAAAGAAACCCGTTGTGGTCTCGATGGTGGATGTCGCGGCGAGCGGAGGGTATTATATAGCTTACAGGGCCAGTAAGATTGTCGCCGACCCCATGACTGTGACAGGATCGATCGGTTCTATAAGCGGCAAGATGAATATCAACGGATTAAACGAAAAGGTGGGGATCACGCACGATTTTGTCAAAAAGGGGCCAAACGCTCTGATGTTCTCACCCTACAAGGATTTTACGGATAAACAGTGGAAGATTTTTACGGATAATCACCTCGAGGGGTTCAACAGATGGCTCAAGGATGTCGCGGAGCATAGAGGGATGACTTTTAATGAGGCCCAGAAACTTGCTCACGGCAGAGTATGGACAGGGCGCCAGGGAAAGAAGAACGGTCTCGTGGACGAACTTGGCGGACTCACCAGAGCAGTTGAAGTCGCCAGGGAACTGGCGGGGATAGAGCCGGAAGAAAAGGTTACACTCGTGCACTATCCGATAAGAAAAACCCTTTTTGAGAGTATTATAAGCGGACAGTTCGACCTCGCGGCCGCGGTAAACCATATAATTTATAAATATATAAGGGAAGATCTCGCGGAAACCTGGGAGATGATATCTTCAAAAAGATTGTACATGCTGGATCGAATGGAGATAAATTGA